The stretch of DNA AATCATGGGTCTTCTGAAAATAAGGgaccaggcagagcagaggtgctccaCTCATGACCTGGATGGCACAGAAAGAGGAGGCAGCAAGATCCCACCTTGGTTTAGATATGAAACAAAGAGTAGCCAAGACTTCAGACTGCCCCAGTCTGAACTGGAGTGTCCTTTGGAGCTTGCAGCAGACTGCAGTGGGAGAAAATCCCAGTCAGGAAAATCCACTGTCTTGCACTCCAGAGTGCTTTTCAGGGCCTAGATGGACAGGCAGTGGCACTGACTGAAGTTGGCATTGTCTCATCTCTGTACATTTTGTGGCTCTCAGCAGCATTTCTCTTCTCTTACCATTTGGGGAATGGCTGAAATGACAATTTGTGCCCAGTTAGATCTATATTGTGTGTATGATGTGCTTTAGTTGCACACAAAATCTTCCCTGATTCCCATCTGCCCAATGGGTGGGATAAAGCTGTTCCTTTTTCCTACTTCTTTACCTTATGGTCTTTCAGAGTGATgaattttcatgatttttggTATATTAACCTGATTTACTATCAGCTCCTACTCTGATAATCTCCAACCAtttattcctttctcttctGGAGGAAGAGCATCTCTTTGTTTAGGATGTTGATGGTGACTGATTCCAGTCCCTTTGTGTCCTCCTTGCTCATCTTTGCCTTGGCCCTTGGGTGTGTACCTGGCACGTGGTGCccagctgaaggaaaagcacAAGGAACATCCTCAGAGCTGACACAGTGCAGAGGACTCAGCTGTCTCACTGCAGTCAGAGTCTGGTTTTGTTCTGAATCTGGAACTATGTTGTGAATTCTGTTTCGTGCCATGAGTCTGGCTAGGTCAGAGTCATTCACTTCAGTTTAGCCAAATCATTTTGTCATCATCCATACTTAGTGTACTTTTGGAAAATGAATGGGATGAATTTGAAGAGAGCAAACCAGAAACTTCATAAGAAGTGGAGCTTTGTGAAAGAGACAATTTGAATATTTGTAGTGGTAGTGATACAATTAAAAGCAAATGTATATAAATCCTCTTCTAGGACAGGCACTTGATATTGCCTTAACATCCCTGACACCTTTATCAGGCTCTCTTCAACAGACCCTTCAGAGCTAAGGAGCTTTAAGAGCTGCAAATGAATCAAAACCACTCTTCTGAGATAAGCCTGCTGCAGCTTGTCAGAGCTGCACAAAAGATTAGTTGCACcttttggaaaaatgttttgtctTGTTCATGAGGTTGAATACTACAGCTCTAAAACTGATATTCAGGTATTTTAATAGTGAAATACTGTGTGAGTAGTTATTCTTGTGTAGTGGCActtcagcaggagagagctctttGTCAAATCTCCTGTatgatttttttgcagcaaacCAGATCCTCTAGAGATCTCAAACATGGACTATGGTACAGCAAAAATTGACTCATGAACTTGCATGAACTGGGATTTCTGTGGTTTGGATTATTTCCTATACAGTATTGTGAAGTAGATGTTTAACACACTCATTAAATATGTTAATCCAGCTGAATGATGCAATTTAAGTTTTTATATTCAATTTGTACTACATGCACCTTTACTGGAAGTGGGAAAGATTCCTGCAAGAATAGTTATCCTTGTCATGTACAACTAAAAGTATTAAACACTGATGACAAATCCCAGCCAAATCAGATGTCTTGAATATCTGTACTATGATGTGAAAATAATATGGAAATATTAGTCTTCTGTTTTACCATCTATGCACTGCTTGCTCACTAGAACACTCAGCAGCATTCTGCCTTCTGTGCTAGGGTGGACTGAAAAACAGCAAGCATGAATGTACCCTGTCCTCACAAGAATATATCCATGAACTGAGATCTGGCATTTCAGATGAAAAACTTCTTAATTGCCTGGAGTCTTTGAGAGTGTCTCTAACCAGCAACCCAGTCAGGTAAGCAGAGCAATTTCTGCAGTAGTTTTCATCATGCTGTTTTTTGCTGAGCAGGAGAATTgtgggctttggggtttttttttttgaaaccaGAGTAATTATGCTAATGCTTGTTGACTGGAGAGCAGTGTTCTCAGCAGCCTGGGTAAGGACAAGAGAAATGTTTGCAGCTGTCTCAGTATCTCTGTGGCTTGCAGCAGTTTGTACTTGTTGGGACTGTTTGCCTTCGTGGCTGATCAGGTCTTTTGGGAGGTGAAATCAAAAGTGGAGCCTGTGAAGGGATGCACAAGCAGTAAGAGAGAAATAGCTTTGCAAGTTTTGcaattgattaaaaaataatttttatttattttttttttcagctgggtTAACAATTTTGGGCATGAAGGTCTTGGACTTCTGCTGGATGCATTGGAAAAGCTTCTGGACAAGAAACAGTAAGGACTGGATCATTtgaagggagggatggggaggttCTGAAGACTTTTCTTATGTGATTTTTCACATTCCTTTCAAGGCAAGAAAGTATTGATAAGAAAAATCAACATAAACTTATCCAGTGCCTCAAAGCATTTATGAACAATAAGGTAAGTATTGTTTTAAATTCACATACTTCTAGTTAGGACTTGGTTTTGTTGAATTCAAGATTCATATAACATGTTAAAAATTGGTGAGGGAATGGTTGTATATCCAGTGTTTAACTCTTTGGAAATGCAGCTCTTAAACTTAGTGTGACTTCTCTTGGGAGTCCTTTTCATgaatctttctgcattttttcttcattttgttaaACACCATTGATCTCTGGAAATGACATATTAGATAAAGAGAGGATGGTAGTATAAATTTAAGGtgaatttagaaattaattacttggaaactgaagaaaaatagctTTCCAAATTCAGATTTCAATGCATGATTAATATAATGCACTTTTCACCTGATTTAAATTGAGTAGGATTTGCTATTTTTTTAGCTGCAGTTGGTAAGTCATGGGTAAAGGCTTAGGTTAAGTTGTATCTGGTTTGATTCTAGCACAGGTTACTCAGGATTACAGAGTATGAGTACCGTCTGAAAGCTGATCTGTTACACttgtaattttgtaatttgGTTTCATTTATAGCAAAATCTGTAGTCTTGTATTTATGTATCCTCCTCAGTAAATAAAACTGCATCAAAGTTACTTACAATTACTTTAACTCAGTTTAGAAAAATCTCTCAGAAGAGTTTGTCTAATGAGGTGggagaaaagcacatttttcatACTGCTGAGGTGCTTCAGATATggatagaaaataaaagatgatttttcttctggtgGGTACTGATTTGACAAGGTCCTGGTGTCTTCCTGAGGAGCTGAATCTGTCAGGAGAAAGCCTCAAATGCAAGACTGGGGACACTGACCTGTGCCCCAAAACAGAGGTTTAGGTGGAgttttggcagtgctggttcCCAAAGCCCCCTGGGAGGGAGGGGTTGGGAGATTCCCTCAGGATCTGAAGCTGCTCTGATCCAAGGCAAGCACAACCTTTTCAccatgagcttttttttttccctcccagtatGGTTTGCAAAGGATCCTAGGAGATGAAAGGAGTCTCTTGCTACTGTCAAGAGCAATTGATCCAAAGCAACCACACATGATGACTGAGACAGTGAAAATACTTTCTGCCATCTGCATTGTTGGAGAGGAAAACATGTAAGTGAgattttgaagctttttttggTGCTCATGAGTTGTTAATTTGGACACAGGTGAgaaaaaatttcagtgaaaccAATGCAACCTATTAAGTCTTTAATAATGTGGTTTGAAATTAGAGACTTCACCTGTTGTGTTGCCTTAATTCAGTATtaaatcagagaaaagcaaatggGCAGAGACCTGCACACTGAAAGGACAAATCACCTCTCTACCACAGGAACAAGAAGTTTACATTTACAACTAGGCTTTGGAACAGTTTAACTTAGTTATTAGCACTTGCCcatgagatttttaaaacaaagataatCTCTTGGCATATGTTTCCTGTAAATTCACCACTGTCTTTATTTATTAAAGGTTAAAATGGGCAACTTGGTGTCTTCCATGCAATGAATAGATTTTGATTTCTGAAAGGACAGTTTATTAGCATTTCCAGGTGTTAAACATGTCAGCTGTTATCAAGTGCACTGTCTTGCCAAGCtagtgattttttccccctctttggTTGCTTCTCTGCTGAAATAATACAGATTTATTCAcccttttttcctatttcaacATTATTCTTGTAGACATTTTTAACACTTGGTTCTTGGATTGTTTTCAACTTTCTGAAGATAAATTCATTTAAACTCTGTCAGTGCACTGAAGTTGAGTTGTGTGAACAGTGGGCTGAGTATGTTTAAAATGAGCAAgttggctgtgctgtgctcttgTGACAGTTTGTGTTTCTCTTAGTCTGGACAAGATTTTAGGTGCTATAACCACTGCTGCTGAAAGGCACAACAGGGAGGAGCGTTTCTCTCAGATTGTTGAAGGCCTGGAGAACCACGAGTTCATCCAGCTGCAGGTGAGTTTATTTCTGTGGCCTTCAGCTGAAACTGTGTAGTGCTTTGTGATCTTTAATTTACTCATCTTTTAGTGCTCTTAATCCAGTGATCAGTCACAGAGAACTAAATACCAATGGCCTACTGGTACTAGATTTTCTACTTGTTAGTTCTGGGAGGCCAAAGAACTTCTTTCCTGTCCCAAAAATAGGATTAAGAAATCTTGACCTTAGTAATTAGTGATATTTCTGTCCTTGGATGCCAGCTGTAATGCACAGGTAATAAATCTGTTCCTAGTGCTGATATTGTAGGCAGCAGTACCTGTTGTCTCTTAAATATTCAGATACAGGTTAATTATGGCAGGTGCAGCATGGGGCATTTGTGGCAGGGCTCCTTTTGGGATGAGTGAAGTGCAGCAGGATATTGTTGGTACTTTTGTCAACAAGGACTCTGCACTCCCTGCAGTGTGTTCAACATGTGCCTTTCTGTGTGCTTCTGAGGGTAATCTAGTGAGCtttcaaaattatctttataaaataaaataatctgcGCCAGTGGTTTTTGCTAAGTCATGACTTAGATCAAGTTCATTGCTGCTTGTGTCCATGGGCAGAGGTTTTTAGGCTCTGTGGGCACCAGAGTTTTGGCTGGTATTAAGATGCAACctttttttatttggggttgGTTGGGTTATTTTGGTACTGCCATTTTTGCATAGAGGCCAAGAATATCCTGATAAAGGATGACTTTGACATATTGCCTTCTCATAATACAGTAATTATGCACATTTTgtactaaaattaatttttcagctaCCTTGGCTGAAAGATATGGTAAAACTGGGCAGTTCTCCTTGGGATGCCTTTTTCCAGTCTTGGCTCAGATCCACATCAGCTGTAGCTACCTTAATGCTGTGTTTGCCATCAGCACCTCTTGTTTCAGAGCTGATGAGCTAATGATGTCCAATAAGTGTCTATAAATGACATTCTAATCCTAATAGTGCTATCACTGAAGAATTCATTCTGGAGTTGTCTCCTACCCCCCTGACCTTGTTGATTTAAGGCAAACAACAGCCAGCACCCACCACTGCTGCCAGCCTCCCCCTCCCAAAGCTCACTGAAGGCACCATTGCAAGACTCATTACCTTGTTTCTGACAAAGTCCTTCTTTGCTGCTAATGTATTAGCACAAGCCATTAAGGCAGAGTCTCTGGCAGAAGCAATCAGAGCAGATGGCACCTCTTCTCTCTATTAATTTCAGATTGGACATGTGCTTTGGCTTGTTAAGTCATGTCATAGTAGTAAAATAACAAGAATCATTCAAGCAAACATGATGATACTGCATTATCTGAAGATGCAGCTCTATCAAGAGAGTGCCTTTGAAAGGGTGTTTTAATAGAAATTTGAGACTCCATAAGGTGTTCTATTAAAGCTAAATAGTGAATGTAATTAAAACAGGAAGGGgctttttatctgatttttttcctctgcagctattgattttttttttgtcctactCTAAAGCTACTTCTATTTGCAGTTAACATCTTTTACCAAACTTGGTATTTCCCTTGAGTCCCATTTTAGTCTTGTAATGTGGATCAGCACTTTTGGCGTTGTGCTGCTGTCTACctgttttcaaataaatcaaTTAAAGTGCACAGCTGTTCAATTAAGGCATTAGCCACCATCCTGAGACTTCAGGCATtttgcagcagtgctctgcaggaatggaaaaaacacctGCTGATGTGACTGACTGGGGTGTGGGTGTTTATTGGGTGGTTCTGATGTGGGGTTTGCTCAGTTTTTAGTTATTGTAGAAAGAGTTTGTTTCCAAACTGGTGAACActgaggagaaagaggaggaggtaCAAAGGGCATCTTTAGTCTGGCAATAACCAGTACATGATttagggtgggcagggctggcacaggtgcccagagcaactggggctgcccctggatccctgaatgcccaaggccaggctggacattggggctggagcagcctgggacaggggaaggtgtccctgccatggcagggtgacTCTGGATGggcttcaaggtcccttccaacccaagcacTCCATGACATTATTGTGATGATCATTCATGTGGTACAAGTGTGACACAGCAGAAACACCCTGATatggaagcagagcaggatttgATGTTGCTAAAATAAACCCAAGTGTTGCATGAGTGCtgcataataaataataaatccatCTCTGGTTTTAGGACTGAGCTGAAGCAGTGACTGAAGCTTTGATTTTCATGCTGTGTTTCTGATTGCAGGTAGCCTGCATGCAGCTCATCAATGCCCTTGTTACTTCTCCTGAGGACCTTGATTTCAGGATACACTTGAGAAATGAGTTCTTACGTTGTGGCCTGAAGAAGATATTGCCTGTAAGTCACTTGTGCCCAGGAGCTGATCACTCCCCTGTGAATGTTGATCATAACCAAACTGTCTAACCAGAGCTGCAGATGGGAAAGTTTGGGGGTGCAGAAGCTCACATGATCAATTCAAATCTGCCTTCAGAGTTACGAATTCATGTTCTCATGAGCTGTGTAAACCACAATAGCAGTTGAAACAAGTCAATGTATTAGAAATTGAATGAGGGTAGCCAAATTCTGCACATGCAGGAAATGTGAATCTGGCTGTGGAACCAATCTTGGATTCACTTTCTTTGTATCTGCTGTTCCTGTTGTTTTCTGTGaagtctgtttttctttagtCTGCCAGCTGAGAGTGCATTGGGACATTCTAAGGAAAAATCAAATCAGAAATTCATTCTGAGACTGGATGTCTAAATTCATGCAGCTGCACAGACAGGAATATTTCTGACCAGGGGAGAGATTTGGAGCTCTGGCATTAACAAGCAGGAGCTGCTATTTCCCATTAAGAGAAATTGGTTCAACTGGAAGTTGGCTTGTTTGTTCTGTAGGGCATACCTGCTCTGTGAGCTGATGTTTTGCCTTTAGTTTTTCTCAGTTGAATCATAAAAAAGCCCAGGCACTGAGTTACAACTTGCTTCTGTTGTAAAGGTTAATGCCTTCTATTTCATCACGATACAGTCCTTCAAGGGGGGGAATTCttgctttaaaaaggaaaaattaagatACACTCTACCTTGAAAAACAGGCCTTGAAAGATAAGGAGAATGACGAGCTTGATATTCAGCTGCGGGTGTTTGATGAGAACAAAGATGAAGACCACTTTGAGCTGTCACATCGCCTCAATGATATCAAAGCTGAAATGGAATATCCTTTAAGGAAGTGCTGTTGGAACTTGTGTCATTTCAGAACTTTAGTAAATGGGAATTACAGTGCTCTATGTGCAGGTTATTTGTCTCAGCTGTGTGTCTTACCAGGGGCTTTGTCAAGCAGACTTCTCTCCAGTTGCATTTTTtgttagaaaatatttagataATTAGTGCTTAAATTTGCATGTCAAATGTAAGTCACTGggaactgaattaatttttcataaataacatttattaaGCTAAACTCTGTCTCATAATACATGAAGAGATAAAATTATACCCATGGAAGATCATaagtttgaagaaaaatgaattttgatAATTAAAGGAACAAAATTTCTCATAGGTTCTGAAGCACTTGCTGATTTGTGACTTTTCtagctgggagggagcaggaaattcagatttccCTTGCTTCAGAAGGGCTGCTTGCAGGTTTagggagggagcacagggaggaagaGGCAATCAGTGGGAGGACTGTAAAATCCCCTGTAATGCTGTTGTTTTGCAGAACAGGTAATTACAAGTAAAGGTcatctttaggaaaaaatgagaaaagattGACCAGTGTGTGTTTGCCAATAGCCTGACTGAGCTCAGAGTGGAAACAAAGCTTTGTGTGCAATATTTTACAGGATTCTAAAACATTGTCTATGGTATGATTGCTCTGATTGATAATGAGGCATGTCCTAATtgttaaacaaagaaaataatatttactgCTTAGGATAGGAGCTCAGAGTGTGGAGGGGTTTGACTTGGCCAGGGTGGGAAATGTCTGGGGAGCTGTGTTGGGTTTTTGCTCTTTCGTTGCTTTTTTTAAGTACTTGTATTTTCTTAACGATGTTTGCACTGATGTGAACGAAGTATTTCATCTGCTGTACAATATGGTGAAAGACACTTCTTCTGAAAATTACTTCCTGTCAATTCTGCAACATTTCCTTCTGATCAGGAATGATTACTATGTCAGGTGAGTGCAGCTGCCTGGCTGAGTTTGTGTGGGACCAGGggcaaaaatagaaatgaagACCCTGGTAAACTGAGCAGCTCATGCCTAAAAAATCACTCTGAGATTGatgtgctatttttttttccatgttagtATGAAAAAGTCTTGTTAAATATAATGGTGTTTATTTCAAAGACTGAGGCATAGTCTAACACCCTCATCCTGAACTCCTCAACTCACTGGGCACTTTATTCAAGTTTGGGACCTTCATTGCTTTAAAGAACATGAAAGTTGTAGAACTGGTAATTGAAAATACTCCCACCTGCCTTCCATCTGGTCTTTTCAGTATCAGCTTCTCCAGTGTGTCTAAGCAAGGTCAAGGCACCATatccaaaatatttacaaataagAGTTCAAAGTTGATACTTAGGACAGTTGTAGAATTCAGATATTAGGAGTTAGTtaccccccctccccagctggatAAAGGCTTCTTCATGTTCTAATTGTCCTGTAAATGTTTCCTGTTTTAGACCTCAGTATTACAAGATCATAGAAGAATGTGTGTCACAGatagtgctgcactgcagtggCATGGACCCAGATTTTAAATACAGAGGAAGGATGGACATAAATTTTACACATCTTGTTGGTTTGTACTCTTTGAGCAgttttatcttgtttttctttgtgttcttCTGTCTAAACTTACACTGacactgaattttttaattGGTCTGGAAATATGCATGTAAAGTACAGATGTTCTTGTGCAGTACCAGACCAAATGCTGTAGCCTTTAATGAAatgagaccaaaaaaaaaatagtgcctGTTGCTTTTGTGTCTTGGGCTCACAGGGTAGTTATGGTAGGAAGCACTTCAGAGCTGTGATATGTTTGACTTTGTGtgtgatattttatttaaattctagATGCATGTGTGGATAAAGCTAAAGTAGAAGAGAgtgaaaagaaagcagcagaattttccAGAAAGGTAAGTCCTGCTCATGGATCTCTTGAAGGTGTGGAACAGAATCCTGACAGGAGCACAGCTTGTCTCCAGCTCAGACTGGGCAATAGTGCCTCTCACAGGGAGGATGTGCTTTCATGTATAAAATCTGTGCTTCTGTGTGTGGGAAAGGCTCAGGTGCAGCTGAGTAGCATTAACTGTGCATCTCTTCAGTTGTGTTCCTCTGCTGTAGATAACTGATGGCAGAAATTCCACTTGTTGCTCTTCTGTCCTGAAATAGTCACAAGAAAATAACTTAAGTGCAGGTATAAGCTTAAAAAATGAATGGATGTTCTGTACTAACTGCAGTAGTACTGAAGTTTGTGTATTATGGAGGTgtgtattaaaataattcaactTCTTTTTTATCTGCTCTAAATGGCAGAACATGTTCTTGAGCATGATGATTTGATGAttgcagatttaatttttaatgaattgaAGCTTGGTGCAGTAGATGTGTACTCAAGTTTGGTTTGAGAAGTCTGCAGTGTTCTCTTGGAGGGAACAACCTGTACTGAGTAATGGGTCTGGGTGGTTCTGTCATTGACTTATTGATGGAAGAAATTGTGGTACTAAAAGTGAACATGTTAGAAAAAACTCTGCTAAAAGAGTTAAAAGTGCATCAATTGCTCCAGCTCTGATATTGTTTAAAGAATTCCTGCCAGTATAGGCTCTGGTGTGGCCAAACCTGGACAAACTCTGTGCTGTTAAATCCTCACAGTTTGATGAAGAGTTCACAGCTCGGCAAGAGgcgcaggcagagctgcagagacgAGAAGAGAAAATCAAAGAACTTGAATCAGAAGTGAAACAGCTCCGGACCCAGGTAATAAAACTGGATCACATCAACTTCTACAGCTGAGttgtctttttttggttttttttttttttgaggaggagGAATTGAAAAGAAATGACCCCTGGAGTAACTTGTCTCTCTGGAGTTTGCAAAGTCTGCTCTAGGTGTATTGATTTGTTCTGCAGCCAGCATAAGTTACTAAGGATAGTTAATGGAGGTAGCATTTTTCAAATAGTGGTATATTCAACCTGTCACAGGTACCTGCTTTATTGAGAAAAATGCTCCTTAGGCTATAAAAATCTTGCATccagcctgatttttttttccccttgcaggTATTTGTTTATGCTTTCACATTTCTGCTTCTGTATGTTTTTGCAGAAAGTTTTTGGTTTAGAAGTGTTTGTTTTTAGAGGCTTTTGGatttatatgcattttttgCTCTTACACTTTATGTAAGCCTTTATTTTTTACACCTAGGCAGGTCATTTATACCTTTTAGAAACTAACATATTATGATTTAGTTGGGCTTATTTTGTACTTCTTCAGTGCTAGGCAAGGTCTGCCTGTTgctgttttgtctttatttttgctgttttaatgCCTGGGATCTCACTTCCTATTTGGACACTGAGGGGGAGGCACAGGCACTCCTGTTCTTCCTTGCTGCTGATTTTCATGTTTGTGACACATTCCTACAAGGCAGTGTTACACTGAAATTTGACAGTCTGTTTTAATGAGTTCTCCAGCAATTGTTGCTTTATAACTTGTGGGCCAAAGAAACATGTGCCTtgtgcaaaggaaaaaatgtactTTTAGTCTAATTAATTGTTAATCCTGTTTTATTGATTGTAGCACAGTTCAGATTATCCAGACATGGCAGGGCATTCACAGTGATGCTGAGCATTGGTTAATTAACCATGTAATTCTAGTGCCTGTTCCCTTTGCCAGTGTTATGCTCCCCACAGAATGATGACACTTATTTTTAGCTGCACTCACCCCTctgctgtttctcttccttAATAATTAGTAAGAACTTATTAGAATGGCTATTGTGATTGCTTTCCTCCTCTCACCAAAGCAGCACCCTCAGATTTAAAAGACAGCTTGTTGCACACCCTTCACCTGTGCAGGTGTCAGAGCAGTTCTGAACAGTTGTGCTCCTGTGACCTCCTGCACTGCAATAGCTGCTGCTCTCATTGCTGGGGAgaattttccagcagcagatgaGTGTTGTTAAAATTCAGCCTGGTTATTCTCATCCATGATGCCCAAGCTTGCTGGGGTATCCTAAGTGGGATAAATGTTTTGTGCattgggaagaaataaaatgctgttcTGTTCACTTAAATGTTACTGCTactattaaattttctttaaaattgaaacaatttgtttttataaaaatgctAGGTTATTCAGTTTACTTGGCAGCTTTATGGTACGTGGTATAATCTATTGTTattgtttctcatttaaataGGAGAACAATTGCATTTCTCACTTTCTTGAGGTGCAGTTGGCTAAAAACCATCCTGATTGGTTCAGCTTTGTATCAAACTGCCTCCTGTCACTGGTGAAACGAATTCCTCTTTTATGTTCCAGGGTCCAGTCCAGACAGAAGTCCCAGCAGTACCTCCAGCCCTCCCAAGTGACAATGTCCCTCCATCTCCAGCACCTTCATTCCCTGGAgccattcctcctcctcctcccctccctggtGTAACAACAAcaattcctcctcctcctcctctacCTGGTGTAACACCAattcctccagcacctcccctACCTGgtgcaacaacaacaacaacaattcctcctcctcctcctctacCTGGTACAATAATtcctccaccacctcccttGCCAAGTGGAGGGATTCCTCCCCCCCCTCCACTCCCTGGTTCAGTTCCTCCACCAGCACCTCCTCTCCCTGGTACAAACATCCCAGCTCCCCCTCCTCTGCCAGGGCAACCAGggcctccccctcctcctcctctgccagggCAACCAGGGggtccccctcctcctcctcctctgcctgggGGAGCCAtccctccaccaccaccacctttGGGGGGGCCCCCCATGCCTCCCCCTCTGGGAGGGGTTCCCTTTGCTCCCttcccagtgatcccagcaTTGCCCCATGGcatgaaggagaagaagaaatatcAGCTGGAGGTCTCAATGAAGAGAATCAACTGGTCAAAGGTATGACAGGAGGGGTGGGGATGAtgttccttcccctccttcccttcacAGATACTCTTGGTACCATGCACTGATGGGTTTTTGAGAATCACCTTGGCAGAACTCTGTTGTACCAATATCCCAGAAGCCAAGTGACTTCCAATGCATTCTGTCAACTGCAGTGAACATGAAGTGCAGCTTTGCATCAagttatatataaaaaaatatttatctccaAATTTAATTAAAGCAACTTTCACACATAtctaacaaaacaaaccaacttAAGCTTTTTAAGTTCATGGTGTTTAATGTAGCTGTGAGTTCAGAGATTGGTGATATCAGACCCTAATGTGACTTGTTAATTATTTATCCCAGATATTTATTGGTTGTTCTCAATTAGtgatgtgctggagcagggctgtggccaCTGGGAGGAGCCATGGGACTGCTCAAGGGAAAGGTTTGGGCACCATGAGCTTCCAGTGTCTTAACATGGTTGTATTTaatcagatttcatttttaaaatcatcttaaaatataaacattgcTTGAGCAGTGTAGTGCAAACACAATCTGATTTGCAAGTGAAGCCTGGAAGCAGTTCCCAGTTATTACTTGCCTCTCAGTAAATCCAGTCCTTTAACAGAAGTTCTGCAAACAtccaggtgtgtgctgggctgtgctgtttTCAAACCCCTTCTGATCACTGTAGCCACTGCTCCCCccatataaagaaaataaatggggaTAGTAGATGATTGCATCTGTTATCAAGATTAAATCATTGCATTTGGAAGTTGTGGTTGGTAGTTTTTGAGTGGTATAAAATATGACAGATGTGTGGATGTTTGGTGTAGGAAAAAGTACCAAAAACACCAAATCAAGGCAAATGAAAGGAGGACTTGTATTCCAGGTGGGGTTCCTCTAAATTCTGAGTGGTCAAAAGGCTTTCTTTGAGGcaaaaaaacagcagaataaTCCCACCAATCCTGCAGGAGGAATCCAGAAGGTTGAGAGAGCCTGTGTGGAAATGCATGGCATGCCAATTTATAGCTTCTTTTGGCAGAAGAATTAATGCTTCAGTGATTTCAAatgatttcaaaatatttggagATGCACTAAAACAATCTGAAAGTGTATCTAGCATGGCAGTTTAAAAACAGGCTTTCAATA from Catharus ustulatus isolate bCatUst1 chromosome 14, bCatUst1.pri.v2, whole genome shotgun sequence encodes:
- the DIAPH2 gene encoding protein diaphanous homolog 2 isoform X2, yielding MNAKRGGRAAEEESRNKPKLRDRITSFRKSAVKKEKPLIQHPIDSQPSISEIPHAQALVDERCMNLSEKEVMDLFEKMMEDMNLNEERKAPLRDKDLSTKREMVVQYISATAKSIVGSKVPGGLKNSKHECTLSSQEYIHELRSGISDEKLLNCLESLRVSLTSNPVSWVNNFGHEGLGLLLDALEKLLDKKQQESIDKKNQHKLIQCLKAFMNNKYGLQRILGDERSLLLLSRAIDPKQPHMMTETVKILSAICIVGEENILDKILGAITTAAERHNREERFSQIVEGLENHEFIQLQVACMQLINALVTSPEDLDFRIHLRNEFLRCGLKKILPALKDKENDELDIQLRVFDENKDEDHFELSHRLNDIKAEMDDVNEVFHLLYNMVKDTSSENYFLSILQHFLLIRNDYYVRPQYYKIIEECVSQIVLHCSGMDPDFKYRGRMDINFTHLVDACVDKAKVEESEKKAAEFSRKFDEEFTARQEAQAELQRREEKIKELESEVKQLRTQGPVQTEVPAVPPALPSDNVPPSPAPSFPGAIPPPPPLPGVTTTIPPPPPLPGVTPIPPAPPLPGATTTTTIPPPPPLPGTIIPPPPPLPSGGIPPPPPLPGSVPPPAPPLPGTNIPAPPPLPGQPGPPPPPPLPGQPGGPPPPPPLPGGAIPPPPPPLGGPPMPPPLGGVPFAPFPVIPALPHGMKEKKKYQLEVSMKRINWSKIEPQEIGENSFWVKAEEDKFEDPELFAKLALTFGTQMKAKKPVEESEEKKAAQSKKKIKELRVLDGKSAQNLSIFLGSFRLPYEEIKNIILEVDEEKLSESLIQNLVKNLPEQKELNALAELKDEYNDLAEPEQFGVVMSSVKMLRARLNGILFRLMFEEHVNNIKPDIMAVTLACEELKKSESFSKLLELVLFLGNYMNSGSRNAQSLGFNISFLCKIRDTKSSDQKTTLLHFLAEICEENYRDILKFPDELQHVESASKVSAQTLKSNLDSMNQQIQRLERDIENFPQSQDEHDKFVEKMSSFAESAREQYEKLSNMHSNMTKLYENLGEYFTFDPKAISIEEFFGDLSNFRTLFLEALKENNKRRELEEKTKRAKLAKEKAERERLERQKKKQQLIDMNKEGDETGVMDSLLEALQSGAAFRDRRKRTPRPQDNKRVTLERSRSRHNGAIAAV